A portion of the Phycisphaerales bacterium genome contains these proteins:
- the rlmN gene encoding 23S rRNA (adenine(2503)-C(2))-methyltransferase RlmN, translated as MRHPEHHIFQFTPQTLADWCRERSMPAFRAKQILTWVYERGVVDPGQMTDLSKRDRETLAREMAFLSGPTVAHQLATDGTQKLLIEWPDDLSTTSAEHATVDTGNRLPILGQDGRAGGMPYSNTARQTECVMIPWPPKGELKPRTDTRERRTACISSQVGCPVGCKFCASGLGGLDGNLSAGRIVEQVWRLNQLQGVGRISNIVFMGMGEPLANFRSVTHAVRTIAAPWGMGIGARRITISTVGLPQAIERLARELDLPVTLALSLHAPTDELRRQLIPWAEHATVDQLLTACQTWFDKTGREITLEYILLRGVNDRPEHARLLADLARAMRANINLIRYNEVQGLEFQRPRTEDVRAFQDILTDARITTHVRASRGRDIAAACGQLRHEHKAVGGGAGA; from the coding sequence TGCGCCACCCCGAGCACCACATCTTCCAGTTCACGCCGCAGACCCTCGCCGACTGGTGCCGCGAGCGGTCGATGCCGGCGTTCCGGGCCAAGCAGATCCTCACCTGGGTCTACGAGCGCGGCGTGGTCGATCCGGGCCAGATGACCGACCTGAGCAAGCGCGACCGCGAGACGCTCGCGCGCGAGATGGCGTTCCTGAGCGGGCCGACCGTCGCCCACCAGCTGGCCACCGACGGCACGCAGAAGCTGCTCATCGAGTGGCCCGACGACCTGAGCACGACCTCGGCCGAGCACGCGACGGTCGATACCGGCAACCGCCTGCCGATCCTCGGACAGGATGGTCGGGCCGGTGGGATGCCCTACAGCAACACCGCCCGCCAGACCGAGTGCGTCATGATCCCCTGGCCGCCCAAGGGCGAGCTCAAGCCCCGCACCGACACGCGAGAGCGCCGCACGGCGTGCATCTCCAGCCAGGTCGGCTGCCCCGTGGGCTGCAAGTTCTGCGCGAGCGGGCTGGGCGGGCTCGATGGAAATCTATCCGCCGGTCGCATCGTCGAGCAGGTCTGGCGATTGAACCAGCTTCAGGGCGTCGGCCGCATCAGCAACATCGTCTTCATGGGCATGGGCGAGCCGCTGGCCAACTTCAGGAGCGTCACCCACGCCGTGCGCACCATCGCGGCGCCCTGGGGCATGGGCATCGGCGCGCGCCGCATCACGATTTCGACCGTCGGCCTGCCCCAAGCGATCGAGCGCCTGGCGAGGGAGCTCGACCTGCCCGTCACCCTCGCCCTGAGCCTGCACGCGCCCACCGACGAGCTGCGCCGCCAATTGATCCCCTGGGCCGAGCACGCGACGGTCGATCAGTTGCTCACGGCCTGCCAGACCTGGTTCGACAAGACCGGCCGCGAGATCACGCTCGAGTACATCCTGCTCCGCGGCGTCAACGACCGCCCCGAGCACGCGCGTCTCCTGGCCGACCTCGCCCGCGCCATGCGCGCCAACATCAACCTCATCCGCTACAACGAGGTGCAGGGGCTCGAGTTCCAGCGGCCGCGCACCGAGGACGTGCGCGCGTTCCAGGACATCCTGACCGACGCCCGCATCACCACCCACGTGCGCGCCAGCCGCGGGCGAGACATCGCTGCCGCCTGCGGCCAGCTCCGCCACGAGCACAAGGCCGTCGGTGGGGGGGCGGGTGCGTGA